The Methanomassiliicoccales archaeon DNA segment ATCAGTTAAATAAGTTCAAGATAGTCATTTCATTTTAGAGAGTTTGTAGCTATTTGGCAAAATAACTTGAGTTGTATTTTTAATTCATTGATCTTAATTAAATCTAGAACATGATGTAAGCTTGTTTTCCATAAGAGTAGAATGTGGTTGCTAAAGAATTCTTATCGAGAATTTTCATTGAAATCATTTCTTTGATTCATTTCAATATCTCATTAGCCAAAATTGTTTGATTGAGTGGCACAGGATACTTGAATCGCTAAACTAATGAAACTCAAAATTACATATCTTACTATAATGACAGTTGAACGTGAGTTCTCAACCGTTCTCATCACAGTACCAGATCGCGAATCCGCAAAGAAAATTGCGAGAAATGTTATTGAGAAAAAACTTGCAGCATGCGTGAACATTTATCCCGTTGAATCCATGTATTGGTGGAAGAACCAAATCGAGGAAGCGACCGAATTCATTTTATTGATAAAAATACGATCGCAGGATTTCAATAGACTCAAAGATTTCATTTTAAAATCACACCCGTACGAGCTACCGTGTATTGTACGATACGAAATCGCAGAGGGGCATAAACCATACTTGGATTGGATCAAGGAGTCAACAGCTGAACATAGGGAGGGTTAAAATCAAATATCAAACGCCGTGCCCACCTCAACTTTCTCGCTTTGATCTCAGAATCTTTTCCCGCCTGCTCTCTAACCAACTCAAAGTCGAAGCCAACCAGGAAAATGCGCTTTGCTCCAAAATGTCTAGCTAACATCACCGCCCGATCACCGTCTGTAAAGCCCCCAAAATTGTAAATCCGATCGAATGGTTTCGACTGGGTTGTCGGTGTTATTCGTCCCTCGAAGAATGGGAGTGCATCGCAAATCCTTTGGATATTGTCGCCATGAGCATGGATTACAGCAATTGAGCCTTCGCTATTGGCTCTAATCTGTGCAAGAACATCGCCATCAAGATCTGTAACGATTACATCTGGTACGATTCCATTCTTCAAAAGGACTGTAGTGGCACCATCGGCAGAAATAATCGTTCCTGCAGGTTTCACGATTTCAATATCCCTTTCTAGGTTGGGGCCGTATCCGTATATGGTTGCCCTGCACTGGATCACTTCCTTAAGACAATCAGGCTCGCAGATTCTTTTGTTCTTGACAAGCGTATTGAGAATGTGAGCAGCCATTTCATCATCTGAACGAGAAAAATTGAATTCTTCGAGGATTTGGAAGTAAAGGGGCTCCCACTCGCGATAATCCAATCCACCACCTAATCCATTGGTTCCCCGTTCTCAATTTTTTCGGCGATCTTCTTTGCTGATCTTCCCCTCATAACGGTGTTCAGAAGGCCACCAAATACCGCTAGTAAAAATCCACAAATGACCTCCATTACGATGACGGATTCCTCATAATTTCGATAACCTAGGAAAAACTGCGCGGCATCGATTGCCCCTTGGATTATAAAACCAATTGCGAATATTGTAATGGAAACAACGAGATAAGTAGAGTATATTTTCCCTTCTGAAAGGAAGTGATTGACGAAGCGTCCTGTTTCGTAGGAAAGCGCTGCAAATATCCATACCCAGATTGTTCCATTTACAAACAAGAGTGCCTGAACAAGGGCGCCCGCTTCCGCATTTGCACGGGCTGCATCAAAACCATATACAAGTCCGAGAAAAATGAGGGCAATTGAAAGAATTGCAAATGGAATCATTTGGCTACCTGATCTTATAGCTGCTGAGGCTCTCTTTGAGAATTCTTTAAGTCTTTCACCACTTCTATATGCATATAGAATCAAATAAATACCAAGAACCACTGCGATCGTACCCGCAGCCATTCCCGATACGATGCCCATATCCCAATTACTCATGAGCTGGAAAATCTTTGGAACTAAAGAAAAAAGTCCAAACACGGCGAGTACAAGACCAACGGGAGTAATCATTCTCCTCCTTATCTTGTCATCCTGAAGCATTTTCGTTAAAATGTAGTAAGTACCCTCAACGGTTGGTGCTTGTTTTACAAAAACCCTTCTCACAGAATCAATTTTCACTCTCGAAGAGATCATTGGATAAATGTACTCGTCCTCTGCCCCATCGCTCACCAAGACAACCCTATCAGGTTTAACCATTTCCAAGACGTTTTCCAGCTGGGTGGCAAGAACGAGGTCTGACTGGTATCCTACCTTGGCATCGCCACAAATTGTCGCAATTTCTGCATCGATCCCGGATTTCACCATCTCGTCGTACATGCCGATAGCTGCAAGAAGAGTGTTCGTATCCGAATCCTCTGGATCTTTCAATCCAAGTGCGAGAGCGGCGTTGAGATTTTCTTCCCTTCCGATAAAGGGACTATTTAGTCCTGTCTTTATTCCGAAGTCGTCGTCGCGGTCTACGCAAAGGACCATGACCTTCATGCAGTGAACTCATCCAGTTTCAATATATTTGTATTTTTTTATTCCAAGCGTAACTCGCAAGAAATGTTCTCGATGCTCATAAAGGCTCGACAACGCCTTATGAATAGTGCACTGATACCGGTATGTAATTTGATTTCCCTTGTTATCATTCAATTAGTCTTACTTATGCGGTTTCATTATGCTGTTTTATTACGCGATAGCCAATCAAATAAGGGTAAAAAAAATTATAAGCGACGATCCTAATGCAAATAAAGAATGGAGAATAAAAAAAGTTACAAAGAATGTCCTCGATGCGGCTTGCGTAATAAAATCTACGCTTCAGAATGCGATTTTTGTGGCTGGGAGTTTAATGACGTGAGTGATGAGTGGGCTGAGGAATTGATTGAACTCGAGCGCTTAGCCTCCGAAAAATCATCCGAAAGAATATCTAGAGAAGAATCAAAGATCGTGGAAGCAACGTTAGTAAGAAACAAGGAACGCATCCAGCTAGTGAGCAAGAGAGTCGAAAATGACGTGCTGGAGCCTACTGATGTGATACGAGATGCTTCTCCGATTACTAGTGAAATCACAGCCGAACCAGTCGAAAACAATGTTGCTGCTGCGGAAATGCAATCCGTCACGGAAGTGCAACAGATAACTGCACAACCGAAACCGGAGGCAGGTGAACAACCAGTCATTCATGATACAAAAGAGCAAGAAATCACGAGAAGCGGGGCAATCGACATATCTGAAATCACCGACGTTATACAAAATGTCGAATCCGGTATCGAGGAATTCTTCGAAACGATGACCGATACTGAGCCAAAAGAGGGGCAGCAGGAGCATGAAGCAGCTACCATAGCTCCCATGGAGCCATCATCTCATAAAGACGTTTCTAGGGAATACGAACTTACAAGTCAACGGGTTGAGGAGGAACTCGTTGAGAAATCGGCAAAGCCCGCTGACGGAGGATTCTGTCGGATTTTCGGGCACAGAAGGGGCCACTTGTCCATATCTTTTATTATTTTTGGCTTTTCAATTTATACAACAGCAATATTGGTAGAAGCCTCTGCATCTCTTGGATGGATAATTGGTTGGAGCCTCTCAATTGCAGGCTCAGCAATCGCTGCAATTGGTTGCGTAGTGGCTATTTATATCGTTTGTTCTAGAAAATTTGAACATGAGGGCACGAAGACGATGGGAATCCAGCCATATATGGAAAAAGACGAAACGGATATAATAATATGTCCGGTTTGTCATGAGGTGGTCTCGGAGGATGATGAGGTCTGCCCATGCTGTGGCGTAGAATTTGAAATATCTGGAACAAAAGGAATGAAGACATCGTGAGGTGTGAGAATGAGAATTATATGGCACGGTCATGCATGTTTTGAGATAAGGGATCATACAGCGATTGTAACAGACCCGCACGATGGAAAATCACTCGGAATCAAGCCTCCTCGAGCAAGAGCTGATATAGTCTTGGTGAGCCACGATCATTTTGATCATAATGCTGTGAAAACCGTCAAAGGTGATTTTGCGGTTGTGAAGGAACCAGGTGAACGAGCGATTAAGAACGTCTTGATTCTTGGGGTTAACACGGCGCATGATGACTGTAAGGGTATGAAGAGGGGAAAGAACATCGTGTTCAGGTTTGAGTTGGGTAGTTTGATCTTTTGCCATTGCGGCGATCTTGGCCATAGACTCGAATCTGGACAAATAGGGTTGCTGAAACCTATCGATATTTTATTCCTGCCCGTTGGAGGAATTCCAACTATTGAGATTGAACATGCGAAAAGGGTTGTCGAAGATCTTGATCCAAGAGTGGTAATCCCTATGCATTTCAAAGTACCTGGTCTCGCCTTATCGATTCAGCCCGTAGAGGTTTTTCTTTCAGGCATCCCGGAAGAAAAAATACGTAGAGTTGGAAATGAAGTAGAATTCGCAAAGGAAGACCTTCCGAAAGAAAGAGAATATTGGGTCTTTTCAGCATGATGCTTATTTTATTTTAAGCATCTTATATTATTTGATCTAAAATAAAGAACCTCTTTTTATAATTCAATTTTCGTTCGAATGATTTATTGAATTCTAACGGTTTTAGATTAAGCCGAGGGCATCTTCGACTCTCCCTAGTTCGATTGGGGTGCTCTTGAACCCCACGGCTGCACCCTTAGAATTTGCAACGAGGCACGCCCTGACGATGGGAGTTCCGTAGTTGAGCGTACCGATTGAAGCGGGTACTTTAAGATGAGAACTGATTACTTCGAGTTCTTCCTTTCCTGCATTGGGATGGGCAAGGACTCCTCTATTCGTTGCAACGCAAACCGACCCTACGGTCTTGTGTCCCGCGATGGAACACTGAACCGCTTCCACCTGCAACACTTTTTCAATTTTTTTTACAATTCTCCTGTTTATATCGGGGTGTACCACTGCGCCATTGTCGTTCACAAGGATGTTATTCCCACTAGCATTAAGTTTGTCTTCGATTCTGTAAACAGGGATGCGTCTGGATATCGCTTTGATTTCATTAAGGGATGCCATGTTGGTGACCACTGCACCATAAGAGTTCATAGCCACAAGTGATCCAAGGATATTTGCACCAGCAATTGAACAGCGTTCTACTTCGACACCAAGGGCCTCCTCGATGTCTCGCTCAAGAGTCTTAGAGGAATCGAAGGGTATGAGAGAAAAGAATTCATTCGCAACGCAGTAAACTCCAACATAGGGGTTTCCGTTGTAACTGGAGAGTTTCATCATTGCAAATGCACCGATTGATCAGTCCTCTGGGAGGGAGAGTTCGACCAGACCATCTTCAAATTTTACGGCCTTGACTTTCAATCGATATGGTGGCTTCTTAATTCCCCTGCTCCAGATAACCTCATTCAATCGGTTGTCGATCCAGATATTTTCCTCCGTAGCTTTGAGATGCCTAACTACATATTGGCGTATTTCCTTTACTGCACGTTCCGCCCTTTGAGTCCTTGGTACTCTCTTAGTGAGTCTCAAAGGAATGTTAAGTATGAGTTCTTCCTGATCCATATTAACACTACTCCTTTAGCCTATGGGTCCGCCAGTTTCTGCGCTTAGGATGGCGAAGGAAAGTTCTGTTCGTTCTTATCATAACCCAAGCTGGAACCCTCCGATTTTGCTTTGTTGCCTTCATGAGGCGGATTTTCATTCCAAGCGGTTTGTTGCGAGTCATAACTTCACTTCCTCTCGATCGTAATCTCCCTTCTTTTTGGCGCAACGCGCCTCAAAATCTGCTTAAGCGTTGCATCATCGATTTGTCTATCAAGTCTGCCAGATTGCACCAGCAAAATGAGTTGATCTTCAACAAGTCTGGCAATATCAGGATAAGCCATTCGTACGGTCGCTAATCTCTCTCTTGCTTCAGGAGTGAGGATCTGCCTTAGGAGGGCTTGACGCTCCGCCTCAATCTGTTTCGCTTGTTCTTCGGCGAGCATTTGCTGTTCTCTCTGCCGCTGAAGCTCAGCAAGCTTCCTACGCCTCAGCTCTTCGAGTTCAGCGTCTTCCATATGATCACATCCTCAACCCATTTCTTTCTTATTCATTTCCTCGTATATCTCTTTCGCAAGATTATCGAGGATCGAGCGCCCTTTCGGCGTGACGATCCTGCCCTTCCTCTTGTCTTTTATGACCAATCCAGATGCCTCTAATTGCATGAGGCATTTTCTGGTGATGGATCCACTACCTTTTACAGCCCTATTAGGCTTAGACCCACGATCTGCGTATCCTCCATATTCCGCAGCGAGTCTTGAAGTGCCTATGGGACCCATTATGTAGATTTTCCTCAGAACAGACGCAGCCCTAGTGTACCACCAGTCTCCTTGAACAGGTGATTTTTCCGTGTGCCTACCTGTTCGTACATAATCCGCCCACTCGGGTGGTTTTATCGTCTCATACGTCTTCAGCAGTTTTGCCGTTCTTTCGATCAGTCTCTCAGCAGGGACATCAAAGACAGTAACCATCGTATCCAACCTCAGGAATATCCTAAATTCTACCAATCCAATGATGACGCTGCGGCATTAATAGTCTGCCCATATAAAAGCGTTTTGCAGAACGTAGAAATGTGGCTTCTCGTGGTAATGAGATTACCATGCATCTTTATCTTTTCTACAAGAAACTTCACGGTGCAGATATGACTTTCCTAATTTGTAATATTAAAATAATGCGACTATTAATTTCGTAACGTGAAATGTGTAATTGGGATAACGGGCGCTTCGGGCGTGATCTACGGCGTGAGATTTTTAGAAGTTCTTAAGGGCGAAAAAATACTCGTATTGTCAGAAACGGCAAAAGATATAGCAAGAGAGGAACTTGGCATAGATCCGTATAAGATCGAGGAGATGGCGGATGTCGTGTTCAGAAACGACGATCTTTTTGCACCAATTTCCTCTGGTAGCCACTGTTTTGATGCGATGGTCATTGTTCCGTGCTCGGAGGGAACTGTTGCGAAGATAGCAGCAGGAATCGCTGACTCACTGATCACAAGGGTGGCCTCAGTCGCATTGAAGGAGAGGAGGAAACTGATTCTCGTCCCAAGGGAAACACCTGTAAATGCTATAATGTTGGAAAATGAGCTGAAGCTGTGCAGGTTAGGTGCTATCTTATTGCCAGCGAGTCCAGGGTTCTACAACAAACCAGCTACAGTCAAGGATTTAGTAGACTTCGTAGTTGGAAAGATTCTGGATCAATTAGGTCAGCCGCATGATCTGTATACGCGCTGGCGTTCAGGCGAATACGAGCATAAGGGATAGCAGGATTAAAAAACTTAAAAAAAATTAAAAAGAAAAGAAAACTTCTTCCTTCAATCTTCATGCTACTGGATTATGCTGTTGAAGGAACATCATTTCTTCTTATACTTCTCTTCTCGCCTCACTCGTTGCAAGTTTCCTGGTGCATACCAATTCCATTTTCCAAGAAGTGACATAACGGCGGGCACTAGATATATCCGTACAATTGTGGAATCCACCAGAATGGCAAATGCGAGGGCAAAGCCAAATTCCCGGAGCAAAGAGCCTTGCGAGAGAAGCATTGTACCAAAGGCGCCGGCCATGATGATTCCGCAGGCTGTAATTATACCTCCAGTTCTTTCCATGGCGTGGACGATGGCCTCCGTATCCTCCTTTCCTTTCTGCGCCTCCTCTCTTATCCTCGTGGTTATGAATATATCATAATCCATGCCGAGACCAAGGCATACTACAGTGAGCACCATCGGCATCAGCCACAGGATTGGAACACCCTGGAGGAAGTTGAAAAGCAGCATAGTGGCAGCTATTGTCCAAGATATGCTTAGGAGTATTGTAATAATCGAACGCAATGGACTGATAATCGAACCGAGGACGATCATGAGGACGATATAGATACCTATGATCGCAACAACTTCCATCATTTTGAAGTCGTTCCACACGAGTGTTGAAATGTCGTACATAATGGCAGTTGATCCAGCAACATAAATAGCACGGATGTTATCGTTGGTTGCTGTGTATTCTCTTGTGAACGCTCTTATCTCGTTGATGCTATCGATTGACTCCTTTGCAAACGGATCCTCTTTGAAGGATAAAGTGATCAAAACGACATTCGAGTTGTTCTCACTGATCATGTTTCTTATGAGTGAGAGGTATTGCGCCGCTTCATCTGGTGGATAGACAGAAAGATTTGCATAATTGATTGGTTGATCCTCTCCGAGTGGACGGCTCGGACTCACCACGTCCGCTACGCTGGACATCTTAGAGAGATTTTCGCACATGTTCTCTATAGCATCCATCGCATCTTTGTTTATCGAGCTGTTTATAAGGACTGGCTCTTCCATTTCAATTGCTATGTAGGTCGGCAGCATTCTTCCTGCGCCAAAACTCTCGCTGAGAATATTAATGCCGATTTTGCTTTCATTGTCGGGCATCGCTTGGATGAAGTCATAACTTGTGTCTAACGTAAGGACAAGATAGACGGATGGTATTGAAACGACGATAGCTACAAGCACTATTGCCTTTGCATGTTTCACCGCAAACTTTGCGCTCTTAGTGAAGTATCCCACCTTGTGCTTTCTTTTCTCATTACCTGTTTCATTCTCAGAATT contains these protein-coding regions:
- a CDS encoding 50S ribosomal protein L31e; its protein translation is MDQEELILNIPLRLTKRVPRTQRAERAVKEIRQYVVRHLKATEENIWIDNRLNEVIWSRGIKKPPYRLKVKAVKFEDGLVELSLPED
- a CDS encoding 30S ribosomal protein S19e; translated protein: MVTVFDVPAERLIERTAKLLKTYETIKPPEWADYVRTGRHTEKSPVQGDWWYTRAASVLRKIYIMGPIGTSRLAAEYGGYADRGSKPNRAVKGSGSITRKCLMQLEASGLVIKDKRKGRIVTPKGRSILDNLAKEIYEEMNKKEMG
- a CDS encoding DNA-binding protein; translated protein: MEDAELEELRRRKLAELQRQREQQMLAEEQAKQIEAERQALLRQILTPEARERLATVRMAYPDIARLVEDQLILLVQSGRLDRQIDDATLKQILRRVAPKRREITIERK
- the cutA gene encoding divalent-cation tolerance protein CutA — encoded protein: MTVEREFSTVLITVPDRESAKKIARNVIEKKLAACVNIYPVESMYWWKNQIEEATEFILLIKIRSQDFNRLKDFILKSHPYELPCIVRYEIAEGHKPYLDWIKESTAEHREG
- a CDS encoding MBL fold metallo-hydrolase, which translates into the protein MRIIWHGHACFEIRDHTAIVTDPHDGKSLGIKPPRARADIVLVSHDHFDHNAVKTVKGDFAVVKEPGERAIKNVLILGVNTAHDDCKGMKRGKNIVFRFELGSLIFCHCGDLGHRLESGQIGLLKPIDILFLPVGGIPTIEIEHAKRVVEDLDPRVVIPMHFKVPGLALSIQPVEVFLSGIPEEKIRRVGNEVEFAKEDLPKEREYWVFSA
- a CDS encoding 6-hydroxymethylpterin diphosphokinase MptE-like protein; the protein is MDYREWEPLYFQILEEFNFSRSDDEMAAHILNTLVKNKRICEPDCLKEVIQCRATIYGYGPNLERDIEIVKPAGTIISADGATTVLLKNGIVPDVIVTDLDGDVLAQIRANSEGSIAVIHAHGDNIQRICDALPFFEGRITPTTQSKPFDRIYNFGGFTDGDRAVMLARHFGAKRIFLVGFDFELVREQAGKDSEIKARKLRWARRLIFDFNPPYVQLLTP
- a CDS encoding 50S ribosomal protein L39e, which encodes MTRNKPLGMKIRLMKATKQNRRVPAWVMIRTNRTFLRHPKRRNWRTHRLKE
- a CDS encoding UbiX family flavin prenyltransferase, whose protein sequence is MKCVIGITGASGVIYGVRFLEVLKGEKILVLSETAKDIAREELGIDPYKIEEMADVVFRNDDLFAPISSGSHCFDAMVIVPCSEGTVAKIAAGIADSLITRVASVALKERRKLILVPRETPVNAIMLENELKLCRLGAILLPASPGFYNKPATVKDLVDFVVGKILDQLGQPHDLYTRWRSGEYEHKG
- a CDS encoding DUF373 family protein: MKVMVLCVDRDDDFGIKTGLNSPFIGREENLNAALALGLKDPEDSDTNTLLAAIGMYDEMVKSGIDAEIATICGDAKVGYQSDLVLATQLENVLEMVKPDRVVLVSDGAEDEYIYPMISSRVKIDSVRRVFVKQAPTVEGTYYILTKMLQDDKIRRRMITPVGLVLAVFGLFSLVPKIFQLMSNWDMGIVSGMAAGTIAVVLGIYLILYAYRSGERLKEFSKRASAAIRSGSQMIPFAILSIALIFLGLVYGFDAARANAEAGALVQALLFVNGTIWVWIFAALSYETGRFVNHFLSEGKIYSTYLVVSITIFAIGFIIQGAIDAAQFFLGYRNYEESVIVMEVICGFLLAVFGGLLNTVMRGRSAKKIAEKIENGEPMD
- a CDS encoding translation initiation factor IF-6 — its product is MMKLSSYNGNPYVGVYCVANEFFSLIPFDSSKTLERDIEEALGVEVERCSIAGANILGSLVAMNSYGAVVTNMASLNEIKAISRRIPVYRIEDKLNASGNNILVNDNGAVVHPDINRRIVKKIEKVLQVEAVQCSIAGHKTVGSVCVATNRGVLAHPNAGKEELEVISSHLKVPASIGTLNYGTPIVRACLVANSKGAAVGFKSTPIELGRVEDALGLI